One genomic window of Aggregatilinea lenta includes the following:
- a CDS encoding sensor histidine kinase yields MASRDEVLAEFRSEHDRLRRRIRENQQLIEQSQLEVDRLREKNVAVSSQLRRIEGNFDTIPRADIKSAYDDALDAKTRLLTMQGQLEKLRGTQEELQLFEETFTRVVALMEGVLPDHMSSPTGYMPSGSSAAAEAGLSNQVVIRIVEAQETERQRLARQMHDGPAQSLTNFILQAEICQRLFDRNPDRARDELDQLKVVASGTFQKVRDFIFDLRPMMLDDLGLVPTIRRYVEAYQEKTEINTQLNVLGDERRLPGHIEVMMFRSIQEIMGHARDSLSAKNVNIVLDMGPEWAKSTIDTDGRGFDPVQALSETHDENMFGLRTLKERVELVGGRLDVTSAEEGLNRFVILLPAT; encoded by the coding sequence ATGGCATCACGAGATGAAGTATTGGCGGAATTTCGCAGCGAGCACGACCGGCTACGCAGGCGAATCCGTGAGAATCAGCAGCTCATCGAACAGAGCCAGTTGGAAGTCGACCGGCTGCGCGAGAAGAACGTGGCGGTCAGCTCGCAGCTGCGGCGCATCGAAGGGAACTTCGACACGATTCCGCGCGCGGACATTAAGTCGGCATACGACGACGCGCTCGACGCCAAAACGCGCTTGCTGACCATGCAGGGCCAGCTCGAAAAGCTCAGAGGGACGCAGGAAGAGCTGCAGTTGTTTGAGGAGACTTTCACCCGCGTCGTGGCGCTGATGGAAGGCGTCCTGCCCGATCACATGTCGTCCCCGACAGGGTATATGCCCAGCGGATCGTCCGCGGCGGCTGAAGCTGGCCTGTCCAATCAGGTCGTCATCCGTATTGTCGAGGCGCAGGAGACCGAACGACAGCGCCTCGCGCGCCAGATGCACGACGGGCCCGCACAGTCGCTGACCAACTTCATTCTGCAAGCGGAAATCTGCCAGCGCCTGTTCGACCGCAACCCCGATCGCGCACGGGACGAGCTGGATCAACTGAAGGTGGTTGCCAGCGGGACGTTCCAGAAAGTGCGCGACTTTATCTTCGACCTGCGCCCGATGATGCTGGACGATCTGGGTCTGGTGCCTACGATCCGGCGCTACGTCGAAGCCTACCAGGAAAAGACCGAAATCAATACGCAGCTCAACGTGCTGGGCGACGAACGCCGCCTGCCGGGCCATATTGAAGTGATGATGTTCCGCTCCATTCAGGAAATTATGGGCCACGCGCGCGACAGCCTGAGCGCCAAGAACGTGAACATTGTGCTCGACATGGGGCCGGAGTGGGCCAAATCGACGATCGATACCGATGGGCGCGGCTTCGACCCGGTGCAGGCACTGTCTGAAACACACGACGAGAATATGTTTGGCTTGCGCACGTTGAAAGAACGCGTCGAGTTAGTGGGGGGACGGCTCGACGTGACCAGCGCAGAAGAGGGGCTTAACCGCTTCGTGATTCTGCTCCCCGCAACGTAA
- a CDS encoding response regulator translates to MSDSQVGDDLRTLRLVIVDDHPVFRQGVRNLFEVEEGIEVIGEGASGEEALELVHHLQPDVVVLDINLPNMNGLQVTSRLKAGHLNTRVVLLTAYDDREQVLHAMRSGASAYCPKDIEPELLVDIVRRVANGLYVVDNHTFDEETLRMWLDAGVEAATGPYMIDPGEHFVPLSPREMEILQYVTQGKSNKEIAQSLGISHQTVKNHMTSILKKLDVRDRTQAAVYALKRGWVRPREADPDLKRDW, encoded by the coding sequence ATGAGTGATAGCCAAGTGGGTGACGATCTGCGCACTCTCCGCCTCGTGATTGTGGACGATCATCCTGTGTTTCGCCAGGGCGTTCGGAACCTCTTCGAGGTTGAAGAGGGCATTGAGGTGATAGGTGAAGGCGCGAGTGGGGAAGAGGCGCTGGAACTGGTTCACCACCTTCAGCCGGATGTTGTTGTTCTCGACATCAATCTTCCAAACATGAACGGGCTTCAAGTGACGAGTCGCTTGAAGGCAGGGCACCTGAATACACGCGTCGTGCTGCTGACGGCCTATGACGACCGCGAGCAGGTTTTGCACGCTATGCGATCGGGCGCGTCGGCGTACTGCCCGAAGGACATCGAGCCGGAACTGCTGGTAGACATCGTGCGCCGCGTCGCGAACGGCCTGTACGTGGTGGATAACCATACCTTCGACGAAGAAACGCTGCGGATGTGGCTAGATGCAGGCGTCGAAGCGGCAACCGGTCCGTACATGATCGATCCCGGCGAGCATTTTGTGCCACTCAGCCCGCGCGAGATGGAGATTCTCCAGTACGTGACACAAGGCAAGAGCAACAAAGAGATTGCACAGTCGCTGGGTATCAGCCACCAGACCGTCAAGAACCATATGACGTCGATTCTGAAGAAACTGGACGTCCGGGACCGGACGCAAGCAGCGGTCTATGCATTAAAACGGGGCTGGGTCCGGCCCAGGGAAGCCGACCCGGACTTGAAGCGCGATTGGTGA